From a region of the Candidatus Dependentiae bacterium genome:
- a CDS encoding restriction endonuclease, giving the protein MPFYITKSSGKKERFSLKKFKRSLHRAGAKPHLINYIIKEIKKIRPETTQQVHEFVTKMLHKEARPIAARYNLKQALIQFGPAGFPFEQFIAQLLKSQGYTTEINKQVNGKCIWYEIDIIARKENKHYLIECKFHNRQNMKSDVKVTLYNKARFDDIHNAWKESEKRDSTINHDYHQGWVITNTKFTSVAEKYGECVGLRLISWTYPSTGNLPAMIDQLGLHPITALTSLTKKQKQEFLNAGFVLCRDAAQHKNMFKQFGFSEKKIKQLIAEIKAVCKLD; this is encoded by the coding sequence ATGCCATTTTATATCACTAAGTCATCGGGAAAAAAAGAACGGTTTAGTTTGAAAAAGTTTAAACGCTCGTTGCATCGGGCCGGCGCTAAACCACATTTGATTAATTACATTATTAAAGAAATAAAAAAAATACGCCCGGAAACCACACAACAAGTACATGAATTTGTTACCAAAATGCTACACAAAGAAGCTCGCCCGATTGCTGCACGATATAATTTAAAACAAGCATTAATACAGTTTGGGCCTGCTGGATTTCCTTTTGAACAATTTATTGCACAATTGCTCAAATCACAAGGCTACACAACGGAGATTAACAAACAAGTTAACGGTAAATGTATTTGGTACGAAATAGATATTATTGCACGCAAAGAAAACAAACATTATTTAATTGAATGTAAATTTCATAACCGACAGAATATGAAGTCCGATGTTAAAGTTACACTCTACAATAAAGCACGATTTGATGATATACACAATGCATGGAAAGAAAGTGAAAAAAGGGACAGTACCATAAATCACGACTATCATCAAGGCTGGGTAATAACTAATACCAAATTCACAAGTGTTGCAGAAAAATATGGAGAGTGTGTCGGTTTACGATTAATTAGTTGGACATACCCGTCAACAGGAAATTTACCCGCAATGATAGATCAACTCGGGCTTCACCCAATCACTGCGCTTACGTCACTTACAAAAAAACAAAAACAAGAATTTTTAAACGCAGGCTTTGTTCTGTGCCGTGATGCAGCACAACATAAAAATATGTTTAAACAGTTTGGTTTTTCTGAAAAAAAAATTAAACAACTAATTGCAGAAATAAAAGCTGTATGTAAGTTGGACTGA
- the uvrA gene encoding excinuclease ABC subunit UvrA: protein MGRQRGDRITVVGAREHNLKNIDVSIPKNTLTVITGPSGSGKSSLALDILYAEGKRRYMESLSSYARQFLGIAKKPDVDRIDGLCPSIAIEQKTVGSNPRSTVGTITEIYDYLRVLFARIGKIHCPECHAPIAVQSSEKITQLLCKEFENQTVMITAPIVQERKGEFVNELIKLFHTGYYRFVVDGQRYKFKSEDEIKQLKLKKTFKHTIDVLIDAVMVASGERARVNEAVETAFKLAGNTCKVIADYSEQLFSSDKMCLKCARSIPELEPRHFSFNSPIGACTECSGLGIIHEWPWGQGDEQSWKEKYPDFFGDKYAIKKTCFMCYGTRLNDVARAVTIGDKNICELAALSIKDLYSFFFQLYLSDVEQEIVNTLLIETKGRIQFLIDVGLSYLSLNRSACTLSGGEGQRIRLATQIGSALSGVLYILDEPSIGLHQRDNDKLIATLKALRDQGNTVVVVEHDTDTIEQSDYVIDMGPASGIHGGQVTAVGSPQALFKNKHSLTGAYLSGRRAIGVPEVVRKPKNFMTLHHANKHNLQDLTVAFPLGVLCGISGVSGSGKSTLIMGELVPAIEREFLSKKRMNTVSEYTDVQGADLLRHLVVIDQAPIGRTTRSNPATYLGVFDYIRKLFASLPESNARGYKVGRFSFNIADGRCFDCNGDGVIKVNMQFLPEVMMTCKACNGLRYNTETLQITYKNKNIAHILEMTAQEAVIFFEAHTTIVKRLKLLCDVGLGYLKLGQSSTTLSGGEAQRIKLVDELAKRGSHTLYILDEPTTGLHNVDIEKLLLVLNKLVDKGNSMIIIEHNLDVLKVVDYLIDLGPEGGDGGGTIVAKGTPRHVSKNGSSHTGRYLKKMFNK from the coding sequence ATGGGTCGCCAAAGGGGCGATAGAATTACAGTTGTTGGTGCGCGTGAGCATAATCTCAAAAACATCGATGTCAGCATTCCAAAAAATACATTAACGGTGATAACTGGTCCCTCAGGATCAGGTAAAAGTTCTTTGGCACTCGATATTTTGTATGCTGAGGGCAAAAGAAGGTATATGGAATCATTATCTTCATATGCACGTCAATTTTTGGGTATTGCTAAAAAGCCGGATGTGGATCGTATTGATGGCTTATGTCCGTCCATTGCGATTGAACAAAAAACGGTTGGTTCAAATCCACGTTCTACTGTTGGTACAATTACAGAGATATATGATTATCTTCGTGTTCTTTTTGCACGAATTGGTAAAATTCATTGTCCAGAATGCCATGCACCAATTGCGGTACAATCTTCAGAAAAAATTACACAATTACTGTGTAAAGAATTTGAAAATCAAACCGTTATGATTACTGCTCCAATTGTACAAGAACGTAAAGGCGAGTTTGTAAATGAGTTAATTAAATTATTTCATACCGGTTATTACCGTTTTGTGGTTGATGGCCAGCGGTACAAATTTAAATCTGAAGATGAAATCAAACAGCTAAAACTGAAAAAGACATTTAAACATACGATTGATGTATTAATTGATGCAGTAATGGTTGCATCTGGCGAGCGAGCACGAGTAAATGAAGCAGTTGAAACTGCTTTCAAATTGGCTGGTAACACATGCAAAGTAATCGCTGATTATAGTGAGCAATTGTTTTCTTCAGATAAAATGTGTTTAAAATGTGCACGTTCAATTCCTGAACTTGAACCACGTCATTTTTCATTTAACTCTCCAATTGGTGCATGTACAGAGTGTAGCGGCCTTGGTATCATTCATGAGTGGCCATGGGGTCAGGGTGATGAACAATCGTGGAAAGAAAAATATCCAGATTTTTTTGGTGATAAATATGCAATAAAAAAAACGTGTTTTATGTGTTATGGTACACGGTTGAATGATGTTGCACGAGCAGTTACCATTGGTGACAAAAATATTTGTGAGTTAGCAGCACTCTCAATAAAAGATTTATATTCTTTTTTTTTTCAGCTGTATCTGAGTGATGTTGAACAAGAAATTGTGAATACATTGCTTATAGAAACAAAAGGACGAATACAGTTTCTTATTGATGTTGGATTGTCTTATTTGTCGTTAAATCGCTCAGCTTGTACACTTTCTGGCGGTGAAGGGCAACGCATAAGACTTGCAACGCAAATTGGGTCAGCGCTGAGTGGTGTATTATATATTTTGGATGAGCCAAGTATTGGGTTGCACCAGCGTGATAATGATAAATTAATTGCAACATTAAAAGCATTGCGAGATCAAGGTAATACGGTTGTTGTGGTTGAGCATGATACTGATACTATAGAACAATCAGATTATGTAATTGATATGGGGCCTGCTTCTGGTATTCATGGTGGGCAAGTAACTGCTGTTGGTTCGCCACAAGCGTTATTTAAAAATAAACATTCGTTGACGGGTGCATATTTGAGTGGCAGGCGCGCGATTGGTGTTCCTGAAGTTGTAAGAAAACCAAAAAATTTTATGACCTTGCACCATGCAAATAAGCATAATTTACAGGATTTAACGGTAGCATTTCCACTTGGTGTATTGTGCGGAATTTCTGGTGTGTCTGGTTCAGGAAAAAGTACACTTATTATGGGTGAATTAGTACCAGCTATTGAGAGAGAATTTTTAAGTAAAAAAAGAATGAATACAGTCAGTGAATATACTGATGTACAGGGTGCAGATTTATTGCGGCACTTAGTAGTGATTGATCAAGCGCCAATTGGTAGAACAACGCGTTCAAATCCTGCAACCTATTTGGGGGTCTTTGATTACATCAGGAAGTTATTTGCTTCATTGCCAGAAAGTAATGCTCGTGGCTATAAAGTGGGGAGATTCAGTTTTAATATTGCTGATGGTAGATGTTTTGATTGTAATGGCGATGGTGTCATCAAGGTTAATATGCAATTTTTGCCAGAAGTTATGATGACTTGCAAAGCGTGTAATGGCTTACGGTATAATACAGAGACGTTGCAGATTACATATAAAAATAAAAATATTGCTCACATTCTTGAAATGACAGCACAAGAAGCCGTAATTTTTTTTGAAGCACACACAACAATTGTAAAGCGATTAAAATTATTGTGTGATGTTGGATTAGGGTATTTAAAATTAGGGCAATCATCAACAACATTATCTGGTGGGGAAGCACAGAGAATCAAGTTAGTGGATGAGTTGGCAAAGCGCGGTTCGCATACTTTATATATTTTAGATGAGCCAACTACTGGTTTACATAATGTTGATATTGAAAAATTATTGTTAGTTTTAAACAAACTTGTTGATAAAGGTAATTCAATGATTATTATTGAACATAATCTTGATGTGCTTAAAGTGGTTGATTATCTTATCGACCTTGGCCCTGAGGGGGGCGATGGTGGCGGTACTATTGTTGCCAAAGGTACACCGCGGCACGTTTCTAAAAATGGAAGTAGTCATACGGGGCGTTATTTGAAAAAAATGTTTAATAAATAA